Proteins found in one Serinicoccus marinus DSM 15273 genomic segment:
- a CDS encoding polyribonucleotide nucleotidyltransferase produces the protein MEGPEITFAEAAIDNGSFGIRTVRFETGRLAKQAGGSVTAYLDDDTMLLSTTTAGKHPKDHFDFFPLTVDVEEKMYALGKIPGSFFRREGRPSTDAILTCRLIDRPLRPTFAKGLRNEVQVVITVLSLNPEHQYDVLAINAASASTQISGLPFSGPIGATRISLIDGQWVAFPNFSDAERSTFDMVVAGRVVDGDDVAIMMVEAESTEATWDLVKSEGKQAPTEEVVAQGLEESKKFIKALCDAQAQLAQESAKEVQEFPRFLDYEDDAYSAVEEATSGDLATALQIAGKAERDDRVDEIKAAMMTRLAGDDDGSGAAFAGREKELSAAYRAVQKKLIRERILRDEVRIDGRGLKDIRALSAEVEVIPRAHGSAIFERGETQIMGVTTLNMLRMEQQLDTLSPVSRKRYMHNYNFPPYSTGETGRVGSPKRREIGHGALAERALMPVLPAREEFPYAIRQVSEALGSNGSTSMGSVCASTMSLLNAGVPLRAPVAGIAMGLVSAEIKNDAGTSETKYAALTDILGAEDAFGDMDFKVAGTKEFVTAIQLDTKLDGIPADVLAGALTQARDARLHILDVMNEAIDAPDEMSPYAPRVISVRVPTDKIGEVIGPKGKMINQIQEDTGADISIEDDGTVYIGATDGPSAEAARAAINAIANPQMPEVGERFLGTVVKTTTFGAFVSLLPGKDGLLHISEIRKLVGGQRIDAVEDVLGVGQKVQVELKEIDPRGKLSLAAVVAQEQGASGEGQTPAPEQGQPAGDAGEPSRADDAEAPEVTEPATSGDADGGDADGGDASGSDASGSDAEGEGGERPRRQRRRRGGRGRGGNGGGTGAASDSAESDGSGSEV, from the coding sequence ATGGAGGGTCCAGAGATCACCTTCGCCGAAGCCGCCATCGACAACGGCTCCTTCGGCATCCGCACCGTCCGGTTCGAGACCGGGCGCCTGGCCAAGCAGGCCGGCGGCTCCGTCACCGCCTACCTCGACGACGACACCATGCTGCTGTCGACCACCACGGCCGGCAAGCACCCCAAGGACCACTTCGACTTCTTCCCGCTGACGGTGGACGTCGAGGAGAAGATGTATGCCCTCGGCAAGATCCCGGGCAGCTTCTTCCGCCGTGAGGGTCGCCCGTCCACGGACGCGATCCTCACCTGCCGGCTGATCGACCGCCCGCTGCGCCCGACCTTCGCCAAGGGGCTGCGCAACGAGGTCCAGGTCGTCATCACCGTGCTGTCCCTCAACCCCGAGCACCAGTACGACGTGCTCGCGATCAACGCGGCCTCCGCGTCCACCCAGATCTCGGGCCTGCCCTTCAGCGGCCCGATCGGCGCGACGCGGATCTCCCTCATCGACGGGCAGTGGGTGGCCTTCCCGAACTTCTCCGACGCCGAGCGCTCGACCTTCGACATGGTCGTCGCCGGGCGGGTCGTCGACGGTGACGACGTGGCCATCATGATGGTCGAGGCCGAGTCCACCGAGGCGACCTGGGACCTGGTGAAGTCCGAGGGCAAGCAGGCCCCGACCGAGGAGGTCGTGGCTCAGGGCCTCGAGGAGTCCAAGAAGTTCATCAAGGCCCTCTGCGACGCTCAGGCCCAGCTCGCCCAGGAGTCCGCCAAGGAGGTCCAGGAGTTCCCGCGCTTCCTCGACTACGAGGACGACGCCTACTCCGCCGTCGAGGAAGCCACCAGCGGTGACCTCGCCACGGCGCTGCAGATCGCCGGCAAGGCCGAGCGCGACGACCGCGTCGACGAAATCAAGGCCGCCATGATGACCCGGCTGGCCGGCGACGACGACGGGTCGGGCGCCGCCTTCGCCGGTCGCGAGAAGGAGCTGTCCGCGGCCTACCGCGCCGTGCAGAAGAAGCTCATCCGTGAGCGCATCCTGCGCGACGAGGTCCGTATCGACGGTCGCGGGCTCAAGGACATCCGTGCCCTGTCCGCCGAGGTCGAGGTCATCCCGCGGGCGCACGGCTCGGCGATCTTCGAGCGCGGCGAGACCCAGATCATGGGCGTGACCACGCTCAACATGCTGCGCATGGAGCAGCAGCTGGACACCCTCTCCCCGGTGTCCCGCAAGCGCTACATGCACAACTACAACTTCCCGCCCTACTCGACCGGTGAGACCGGTCGCGTCGGCTCGCCCAAGCGGCGCGAGATCGGCCACGGCGCGCTCGCCGAGCGGGCCCTCATGCCGGTGCTGCCGGCGCGCGAAGAGTTCCCCTACGCGATCCGCCAGGTGTCCGAGGCGCTCGGCTCCAACGGCTCGACCTCGATGGGCTCGGTCTGCGCGTCCACGATGTCGCTGCTCAACGCTGGTGTGCCGCTGCGCGCGCCGGTGGCGGGCATCGCGATGGGACTGGTCTCGGCGGAGATCAAGAACGACGCCGGGACGTCCGAGACGAAGTATGCCGCGCTGACCGACATCCTCGGCGCCGAGGACGCCTTCGGCGACATGGACTTCAAGGTCGCCGGCACCAAGGAGTTCGTCACCGCGATCCAGCTGGACACCAAGCTCGACGGCATCCCCGCCGACGTGCTCGCCGGCGCCCTGACCCAGGCCCGCGACGCGCGTCTGCACATCCTGGACGTCATGAACGAGGCGATCGACGCCCCGGACGAGATGAGCCCCTACGCCCCGCGGGTGATCTCGGTGCGCGTGCCCACCGACAAGATCGGCGAGGTCATCGGCCCGAAGGGCAAGATGATCAACCAGATCCAGGAGGACACCGGCGCCGACATCTCGATCGAGGACGACGGCACCGTCTACATCGGCGCGACCGACGGCCCCTCGGCCGAGGCCGCGCGGGCGGCGATCAACGCGATCGCCAACCCGCAGATGCCGGAGGTCGGCGAGCGCTTCCTCGGGACCGTGGTCAAGACCACGACCTTCGGGGCGTTCGTGTCGCTGCTGCCGGGCAAGGACGGGCTGCTGCACATCTCCGAGATCCGCAAGCTCGTCGGTGGCCAGCGCATCGACGCGGTCGAGGACGTGCTGGGCGTGGGCCAGAAGGTCCAGGTCGAGCTCAAGGAGATCGACCCCCGCGGCAAGCTCTCGCTCGCGGCGGTCGTCGCGCAGGAGCAGGGCGCGTCGGGCGAGGGCCAGACCCCGGCCCCGGAGCAGGGGCAGCCCGCCGGTGACGCCGGGGAGCCCAGCCGTGCGGACGACGCCGAGGCGCCCGAGGTGACCGAGCCGGCCACCAGCGGTGACGCCGACGGCGGCGACGCCGACGGCGGTGACGCCTCCGGGAGCGACGCCTCCGGGAGCGACGCCGAGGGCGAGGGCGGCGAGCGTCCGCGTCGTCAGCGCCGCCGTCGGGGCGGCCGTGGTCGTGGCGGCAACGGTGGTGGCACCGGCGCCGCCTCGGACTCCGCCGAGTCGGACGGCTCCGGCTCCGAGGTCTGA
- a CDS encoding heparan-alpha-glucosaminide N-acetyltransferase domain-containing protein encodes MAGRLVGVDLARTLALLGMFAAHLVEQEGPGPGGVSWVFQTVAGRSSALFAVLAGVSLVLASPRTEVLADPRLHRRRVLVRAALVGGLGLLLGLPSSGIAVILTYYGLLFCCALPVLSWRAAPLAWLALAWGLLSPVLSLTLRSALPEPTLAVPSLATLLTGPLQLLGELLVTGYYPVLTWATYLFAGMAVGRVLHDRGPGTRVTRPLVLASGATAVLALGVSRLVTRSEEVRTSLLATVGLGPGDWAVLDHQRRTGFYGTHPEGSPWWLGVWARHSGSVVDLVHTTAAATFVLGCCLILVRVFSVLPWALLAGAGRATLSLYSAHVVLLATPLGDAGPWAPDTSTGLLAHSLLALVVGAMLVAVGRRGPLEAVVSAVVRSVGTTAATPATS; translated from the coding sequence GTGGCCGGCCGGTTGGTGGGGGTGGATCTGGCGCGCACGCTCGCGCTGCTGGGGATGTTCGCCGCCCACCTGGTCGAGCAGGAGGGGCCCGGGCCCGGTGGGGTGAGCTGGGTGTTCCAGACCGTCGCGGGTCGCTCCTCCGCGCTCTTCGCCGTCCTGGCCGGGGTGAGCCTCGTCCTGGCCTCGCCCCGGACCGAGGTGCTGGCCGATCCGCGCCTCCACCGCCGCCGGGTCCTGGTCCGCGCCGCGCTCGTCGGCGGCCTGGGGCTGCTGCTGGGACTGCCCAGCTCCGGGATCGCGGTGATCCTCACGTACTACGGCCTGCTCTTCTGCTGCGCCCTGCCGGTGCTCTCCTGGCGGGCGGCACCATTGGCCTGGCTGGCACTCGCCTGGGGGCTCCTCAGCCCGGTGCTCAGCCTGACCTTGCGCTCGGCGCTGCCCGAGCCCACGCTGGCCGTGCCGTCCCTGGCCACGCTGCTCACGGGGCCGCTCCAGCTCCTCGGCGAGCTGCTCGTCACCGGCTACTACCCGGTCCTCACCTGGGCGACCTACCTCTTCGCCGGGATGGCGGTGGGCCGCGTCCTGCACGACCGCGGCCCCGGCACTCGGGTCACCCGACCCCTCGTCCTCGCCTCCGGGGCGACCGCGGTGCTCGCCCTCGGCGTCTCGAGGCTGGTCACACGCAGCGAGGAGGTGCGCACCTCGCTGCTGGCCACGGTCGGGCTCGGCCCAGGCGACTGGGCAGTGCTCGACCACCAGCGGCGCACCGGCTTCTACGGCACCCACCCCGAGGGCAGTCCCTGGTGGCTCGGCGTCTGGGCGAGGCACAGCGGCAGCGTCGTGGACCTCGTGCACACGACCGCAGCGGCGACGTTCGTGCTCGGGTGCTGCCTCATCCTGGTCCGCGTGTTCTCCGTCCTGCCCTGGGCCCTGCTCGCGGGAGCCGGTCGCGCCACCCTCAGCCTCTACTCGGCACACGTCGTGCTGCTGGCCACACCCCTGGGCGACGCCGGCCCCTGGGCGCCGGACACCTCGACCGGTCTGCTGGCGCACAGCCTCCTCGCGCTGGTGGTGGGCGCCATGCTGGTGGCCGTCGGTCGACGCGGCCCGTTGGAGGCGGTCGTCAGCGCCGTCGTGCGCTCCGTGGGCACCACAGCCGCCACCCCCGCCACATCCTGA
- a CDS encoding GNAT family N-acetyltransferase: MSHPHEQAPAADASVRTARPNDAPAVGLVQAFVWQQEYADVLDPEVLEALTGPRFASAWRQSLEHPPSPRHRLLVACAGPQVTGYVAVGPAEEEPGLPEGTSALLLDGGVHPEARRAGHGSRLLNAAVDTLRAAQDGLEAVATWVLAEAEVTRGFLQAAGFEPDGAWRDRVVADDGRTVREVRLVAWP; encoded by the coding sequence ATGAGCCATCCGCACGAGCAGGCCCCCGCCGCCGACGCCAGCGTCCGCACCGCGCGCCCCAACGACGCGCCCGCGGTGGGGCTCGTGCAGGCCTTCGTCTGGCAGCAGGAGTATGCCGACGTGCTCGACCCCGAGGTCCTGGAGGCGCTGACCGGCCCACGGTTCGCCTCGGCATGGCGCCAGTCGCTGGAGCACCCGCCCTCCCCGCGGCACCGCCTGCTGGTCGCGTGCGCCGGACCGCAGGTCACCGGCTACGTCGCGGTCGGTCCGGCGGAGGAGGAGCCAGGTCTGCCCGAGGGCACCTCGGCGCTGCTCCTCGACGGTGGCGTCCACCCCGAGGCGCGCCGCGCCGGCCACGGCTCCCGCCTGCTCAACGCTGCGGTCGACACCCTGCGAGCCGCCCAGGACGGGCTCGAGGCGGTGGCCACCTGGGTGCTGGCCGAGGCCGAGGTCACGCGGGGCTTCCTCCAGGCCGCCGGCTTCGAGCCGGACGGCGCGTGGCGTGACCGGGTGGTGGCCGACGACGGGCGGACCGTCCGCGAGGTCCGCCTGGTGGCGTGGCCGTGA
- the paaA gene encoding 1,2-phenylacetyl-CoA epoxidase subunit PaaA, translating into MYGNDFGQPGTDTQAKPSPLNAAETEDYTEALAAYFDGLVEDDQRVEPRDAMPEAYRTTLIRQMAQHAHSEIIGMQPEGNWISRAPSLRRKAILMAKVQDEAGHGLYLYSAAETLGVDRSELLDKLHQGKQKYSSIFNYPTLTWADVGAIGWLVDGAAIMNQVPLCRCSYGPYARAMIRVCKEESFHQRQGFEILWTLARGTEEQQAMAQDAADRWWWPALMMFGPPDSGEAASNGHTAQSMAWGIKRFSNDDLRQKFIDMTVPQAQKLGLTLPDPDLRWNEERGHWDFGDIDWDEFWRVLKGDGPCNEQRISTRVQAHEDGAWVREAAAAYADKQAAQEVA; encoded by the coding sequence ATGTACGGCAACGACTTCGGCCAGCCAGGCACCGACACCCAGGCGAAGCCCTCGCCGCTCAATGCGGCGGAGACGGAGGACTACACCGAGGCGCTCGCCGCCTACTTCGACGGGCTGGTCGAGGACGACCAGCGGGTCGAGCCGCGCGACGCCATGCCGGAGGCCTATCGCACCACCCTGATCCGGCAGATGGCGCAGCACGCGCACTCCGAGATCATCGGCATGCAGCCGGAGGGCAACTGGATCAGCCGGGCGCCCAGCCTGCGCCGCAAGGCGATCCTCATGGCCAAGGTCCAGGACGAGGCCGGGCACGGGCTTTACCTCTACTCCGCCGCGGAGACCCTCGGGGTGGATCGTTCCGAGCTGCTCGACAAGCTGCACCAGGGCAAGCAGAAGTACTCTTCGATCTTCAACTACCCCACGCTGACCTGGGCCGACGTGGGCGCGATCGGCTGGCTCGTCGACGGCGCCGCGATCATGAACCAGGTGCCGCTGTGCCGCTGCTCCTACGGCCCCTACGCCCGCGCGATGATCCGCGTGTGCAAGGAGGAGTCCTTCCACCAGCGGCAGGGCTTCGAGATCCTCTGGACGCTCGCCCGTGGCACCGAGGAGCAGCAGGCGATGGCGCAGGACGCCGCCGACCGGTGGTGGTGGCCGGCGCTGATGATGTTCGGCCCGCCGGACTCCGGCGAGGCGGCCAGCAACGGGCATACCGCCCAGAGCATGGCCTGGGGGATCAAGCGGTTCTCCAACGACGACCTGCGGCAGAAGTTCATCGACATGACCGTCCCGCAGGCGCAGAAGCTCGGCCTGACCCTGCCCGACCCGGACCTGCGGTGGAACGAGGAGCGCGGGCACTGGGACTTCGGCGACATCGACTGGGACGAGTTCTGGCGCGTGCTCAAGGGCGACGGCCCGTGCAACGAGCAGCGGATCAGCACCCGCGTCCAGGCGCACGAGGACGGCGCGTGGGTGCGTGAGGCCGCGGCGGCGTATGCCGACAAGCAGGCCGCGCAGGAGGTCGCATGA
- the paaB gene encoding 1,2-phenylacetyl-CoA epoxidase subunit PaaB, whose product MTTAGWPLWEVFVRAKRGLSHVHAGSLHAPDREMALRNARDLYTRRQEGVSIWVVASSDITASSPDERDSFFDPAADKVYRHPTFYDVPEDVEYL is encoded by the coding sequence ATGACCACCGCCGGCTGGCCGCTGTGGGAGGTCTTCGTGCGGGCCAAGCGTGGGCTGTCGCACGTGCACGCCGGGTCGTTGCACGCCCCCGACCGGGAGATGGCGCTGCGCAACGCGCGGGACCTCTACACCCGGCGGCAGGAGGGTGTGTCGATCTGGGTCGTCGCCTCCAGCGACATCACCGCCTCCAGCCCGGACGAGCGCGACAGCTTCTTCGACCCGGCCGCCGACAAGGTCTACCGGCACCCCACGTTCTACGACGTGCCGGAGGACGTGGAGTACCTGTGA
- the paaC gene encoding 1,2-phenylacetyl-CoA epoxidase subunit PaaC, giving the protein MSEQHHVDYLLGFGDDALIYAQRLGEWLTHAPQIEEDMALGNVGLDLVGQARALLTRAGEVEGADPVRDEDDLAMLRDEREFRNVQLVEQPRGDFAHEMARMLWFSAYQCELYARLLDSADETLAAIAAKAVKEVDYHRDHATQWVLRLGDGTAESHERMQQGLVAVHPYVAELGEDHDAARWAAEQGIGVLPSTLTEAVNEHVGQVLERATLSMPDAPRWHARGGRDGIHSEQMGYLLAEMQHIHRSHPGATW; this is encoded by the coding sequence GTGAGCGAGCAGCACCACGTCGACTACCTCCTCGGGTTCGGCGACGACGCCCTCATCTATGCCCAGCGGCTCGGGGAGTGGCTCACCCACGCCCCGCAGATCGAGGAGGACATGGCCCTCGGCAACGTCGGGCTCGACCTCGTCGGGCAGGCCCGCGCGCTGCTGACCCGCGCCGGGGAGGTGGAGGGGGCCGACCCGGTGCGGGACGAGGACGACCTCGCGATGCTGCGCGACGAGCGCGAGTTCCGCAACGTGCAGCTCGTCGAGCAGCCGCGCGGCGACTTCGCGCACGAGATGGCGCGGATGCTGTGGTTCTCCGCCTACCAGTGCGAGCTGTATGCCCGCCTGCTCGACTCCGCCGACGAGACGCTGGCCGCCATCGCCGCGAAGGCGGTCAAGGAGGTCGACTACCACCGCGACCACGCGACGCAGTGGGTGCTGCGCCTCGGCGACGGCACGGCGGAGAGCCACGAGCGGATGCAGCAGGGGCTCGTCGCCGTCCACCCCTACGTCGCCGAACTGGGCGAGGACCACGACGCCGCGCGCTGGGCCGCCGAGCAGGGGATCGGCGTGCTTCCGTCGACCTTGACCGAGGCCGTCAACGAGCACGTCGGGCAGGTGCTGGAGCGGGCCACGCTGAGCATGCCCGACGCGCCCCGCTGGCACGCCCGCGGCGGTCGCGACGGGATCCACTCCGAGCAGATGGGCTACCTGCTCGCCGAGATGCAGCACATCCACCGCAGCCATCCCGGGGCGACCTGGTGA
- the paaD gene encoding 1,2-phenylacetyl-CoA epoxidase subunit PaaD gives MVAAPGDRPEPARAGLPGAGLTDAELADAERAIRGVADPEIPVITIDDLGVIRDVEPADVNGSPGLRVTITPTYSGCPAMHAMEDGVREAAQRHGIPVDVVTRLSPAWTTDWMSEEGRTKLRRFGIAPPTGDRAHAAGPVPVGLQIRVVACPHCGSQDTEEVARFGSTACKALRRCRTCREPFDEFKTI, from the coding sequence ATGGTGGCTGCACCAGGAGACCGCCCTGAGCCAGCCCGTGCCGGGCTGCCCGGCGCCGGGCTGACCGACGCCGAGCTGGCGGACGCCGAGCGGGCGATCCGCGGGGTCGCCGACCCCGAGATCCCGGTCATCACCATCGACGACCTCGGGGTCATCCGCGACGTCGAGCCCGCCGACGTCAACGGCAGCCCCGGGCTCCGGGTGACCATCACCCCGACCTACTCCGGTTGCCCCGCCATGCACGCGATGGAGGACGGCGTGCGCGAGGCGGCGCAGCGGCACGGCATACCCGTCGACGTCGTGACCCGGCTCTCGCCGGCGTGGACCACCGACTGGATGAGCGAGGAGGGGCGCACCAAGCTGCGCCGCTTCGGGATCGCGCCGCCCACCGGCGACCGGGCGCACGCGGCCGGCCCGGTGCCCGTCGGGCTGCAGATCCGGGTGGTCGCCTGCCCGCACTGCGGATCGCAGGACACCGAGGAGGTCGCCCGCTTCGGGTCGACCGCCTGCAAGGCGCTGCGGCGGTGCCGTACGTGCCGGGAGCCGTTCGACGAGTTCAAGACGATCTGA
- the paaE gene encoding 1,2-phenylacetyl-CoA epoxidase subunit PaaE, with translation MSLIQQPTRRRARFHDLTVRRVDRLTDQAVAISFEIPEELREEFTFEPGQHLTVRATIDGEDARRSYSCCISRAQSRERGELRVATATVPGGLMSTWLNEQVQAGDTLQVMTPMGSFTCPTQPTATRHHVGIAAGSGITPVLSLLTTALEEEPHSRVTLVFGNRRTDSVMFLEELMDLKNRFPGRFTLLNVLSREPQDAELLTGRIDREKVEQLLATFIPEDQVDEWYLCGPFGMVETVQEILAERGVDSEHVHHEIFHVDGDGAPVTEQTPAEPVDPGAPPEAVATVTLDGRTTTVPMQTTAETILAATLRERPDAPFSCTGGVCGTCRAKVVDGEVRMERNYALEPDEVERGYRLMCQSHPVTETVTIDYDA, from the coding sequence TTGAGCCTGATCCAGCAGCCGACCCGCCGTCGCGCACGGTTCCACGACCTCACGGTGCGCCGGGTGGACCGCCTGACCGACCAGGCGGTCGCCATCAGCTTCGAGATCCCCGAGGAGCTGCGCGAGGAGTTCACCTTCGAGCCGGGGCAGCACCTCACCGTGCGCGCCACCATCGACGGCGAGGACGCCCGGCGCTCCTACTCCTGCTGCATCTCGCGCGCGCAGTCCCGGGAGCGGGGAGAGCTGCGGGTCGCCACCGCGACCGTGCCCGGCGGGCTCATGTCGACCTGGCTCAACGAGCAGGTGCAGGCGGGGGACACGCTGCAGGTCATGACCCCGATGGGGTCGTTCACCTGCCCGACGCAGCCGACCGCGACGCGGCACCACGTCGGCATCGCCGCGGGCTCCGGGATCACCCCCGTGCTCTCGCTGCTGACGACGGCCCTGGAGGAGGAGCCGCACTCCCGGGTCACCCTCGTCTTCGGCAACCGCCGCACCGACTCCGTCATGTTCCTCGAGGAGCTGATGGACCTCAAGAACCGCTTTCCCGGCCGGTTCACGCTGCTCAACGTGCTCTCCCGGGAGCCGCAGGACGCCGAGCTGCTCACCGGCCGTATCGACCGGGAGAAGGTCGAGCAGCTGCTCGCCACCTTCATCCCCGAGGACCAGGTCGACGAGTGGTACCTCTGCGGGCCGTTCGGGATGGTGGAGACGGTGCAGGAGATCCTCGCCGAGCGTGGTGTGGACTCCGAGCACGTGCACCACGAGATCTTCCACGTCGACGGCGACGGGGCCCCGGTCACGGAGCAGACGCCTGCGGAACCGGTGGACCCGGGCGCGCCGCCGGAGGCGGTCGCCACGGTGACCCTGGACGGTCGGACCACGACCGTGCCGATGCAGACCACGGCCGAGACGATCCTCGCCGCGACGCTGCGGGAGCGGCCGGACGCCCCCTTCTCCTGCACCGGCGGCGTCTGCGGCACCTGCCGGGCCAAGGTCGTCGACGGCGAGGTGCGGATGGAGCGCAACTACGCCCTGGAGCCGGACGAGGTCGAGCGCGGCTACCGCCTCATGTGCCAGTCGCACCCGGTGACCGAGACGGTCACCATCGACTACGACGCCTGA